CCTTTGCTCCACTTAATTGAGGGTTGTGCATAAGTCGGGCAGTATGTGTTGTCTTCAAAGGTAACAACACGATCACAACCTTCACACTGATCAACAACGGGTTCCATGATAACGCCCTTGTAAGTCAGACCTGCATCGGTCTTGACAGCGCCTTCCAGGGAAACGGTAACATTCTTTTTGGCCATTTCGTGCCTTCCTCCTAAAAATAATGCGGCTCACAGGATGCCAGCGGCATAAAAATTATCATATTAATGCAAGAGCAGAATTCGATATGCACCCAGGGTGGGTGTTGTCAAGTTTTTTACAGTTTTTTTTTATTTTTTCGCTTTTGATTGAACCCATTGAATAGCGTGAAAAGCCTTGTCTTTCAAGGCCTGCACGTCAATAGTCCTGAAATCACCGTAGAGATAGAGAATTTCTCCGGCGACCATGGTCATACACACTTCCATACCCGTTGCCGCATAGACGGCATGGGAGACAGGAGAAAACATAGGCATGAGATTAGGGAAGCCTAGATCAAGTGCCACCATGTCCGCAGGACAACCAGCTTCAATACGTCCCAGTTCAGGCCAGCCGAGACATCGGGCCGAATTCACAGTCGCCATATCAAGCGCTGTCTGGGCGTTTACAGCCGAAGCATCATCATGACGGACCTTACCGACAAGTGCTGCGAGGGCCATATCACGAAACATATTGAGCTGATTGTTGCTGGATGCGCCGTCTGTCCCCAGACCGACAACAACGCCGGCATCCAACATTTTCTGTATCGGCGATATACCGGAACAGAGTTTTAAATTGGAAGCGGGGTTATGAACCACGTTTACGCCATTTTCCGCAAGAACGGCGATCTCATCGTCTGTTACATCAACACAATGATGAAGCGTGGTACGCGGCGTCAGCAAATCAAGAGAACGGAGCAGTTCTACAGGGCGCTTGCCAAATTTCCCAAGGCATACCGAGGTCTCTACAGAGGACTCTGCCAGATGCACCTGCCAGGGTATGTCCAGTTCTGTAGCCAATTCAAAGCTGGCCTGTAATTCATCAGGATTGACGGTAAAAGCAGCGTGAGGTGTGACTGCAGTTCGAATTCGCTCATTTCCTTCATACCGGGCTTTCAATGCACGAATCGTATCCCAACAATCATCCGCAGTTGGAAAATGCGGAGAAGGGAAATGGAAGAATCCTTCACCGAGAACCGCACGCAACCCTGCGGCATGAGCGGTGTCTCCTGTGACATATTCGTGGAAATACCCATTCAGAAAGGCAGTGCAGCCGGTCCTGATCAGCTCACAACAACCAATTTCTGCTCCTATTGCGAGCATTGCATCGGTCAATTGAAATTCTACGGGCCATATATGGTCTTCAAGCCACTGCATGAGGGGAAGATCGTCAGCATATCCACGAAAGAGTGTCATCGGCAGATGAGTATGCCCATTGACAAGACCCGGTATGAGCATCTTGCCAGCCAGATCCAGCCGTTGGACTGGCTGGTATTTGGCATCCAAAGTCTCATACCCGCCAACTTCGACTATAAGTCCATCGGTGACAGCCACGCCTGCCCCTGCAATTACTCGACGATCAACATCCTGTGTAACAACAACATCCGCCCGGACAAGCTGATCGCATTCTGTCAGAGCGGAGGGAGCGGTTTGTTTCTGATTCATTGCTATTAATCGATACGTTTGATGACTTCAACAAGCAGAGAAGTGACTTTCTCCACATTGCCCTGAAAAACTTCCAGAATTTCCTCCCATGTAACAGGGGCTTCATCGGTTTTCCAACAGTCATAATCTGTCGACATTGCTACTGCGGCGTAGGGTATACCAGCTTCGTTAGCCAGTATGCATTCTGGGGCGACAGACATGTTAATGACATCGGCCCCCCACATACGGAACATGTTGGACTCCGCCCGAGTCGAAAAACGGGAACCTTCTATGGTAATAACAGTCCCATTCTTGTGATGAGTCAGCTCAAGAGAATCGCACGCCTGATTGAAGAGTCCGCGTAGATGGCCGTCAAACGGGTCGGCCATCCCTGTATGCACTGCGCCATGTGGTTCAAACTCTTCATAAAAAGAGACAGGGCGGCGACGGGTGAAGTCAATAAACTGATCCAGAATGACAAGATGCCCCCGATCAATCTCTGCCCGGAGAGACCCGCAGGCGGTCGTCGCGAGAATCAGCGTACAACCAGCATCTTTCAACGCCTGAATATTTGCGCGGTAGTTAACGAACGTGGGCGGAATAGTGTGTTCGCGGCCATGACGTGCAAGCAGAACGACTTCCTTGCCTGCAATAGTTCCCACCTTGAGAGGAGAGGAGGGGACGCCAAAAGATGTTTCCACCTTGAGATCGTGTGCATCCTGCATGAGGTCCGGGTTATCAAGCCCACTTCCGCCAATAATTCCTATCTTAGTCATGATCTGTCCTTCTACTATACTTCAATGAGGAAATCATGAGCCACGCCGGCGGCTTTCATAACCTTATCACCATCGAGGAATCCGAGCTGAATGACAAAGCCGCAGCCGACAATGTCTCCGCCCGCTTCCTTGATGAGCTGAACCATACCTTCCGCGGTGCCACCTGTCGCCAACAGGTCATCAATCATTAAGACTTTGTCACCTCGGTTAATGGCGTCAACATGCATGCAAAGGGTGTCCGAACCGTATTCAAGGTCATATGTAACACAACGATTTTTGTATGGAAGCTTGCCTGGTTTGCGAACCGGGATGAAAGGAATCCCCATCCTCAAGGCCAACGGCGCTCCGAAAATGAAACCGCGTGCATCGGCTGCCACGATTTTGTCGGCACCGCAATTTTTGTACTTCTCGTACAGTTGATCCATGACAAATTTAAAAGCTTTCGGATCACTGAGAATGGGCGTTATATCATAAAAGGTGATGCCTTTTTTCGGATAGTCGGGAATGTCTCTTACATAGTGGCGCAAATTCATAAAATCCTCCTAAAAAATAGATAACGAAGTCTCATACGTTTTGATTTTATATGGTGTCAATGATGTTGCCAGATAAATGGTGTTCCGCTATCCATGTGCACATGGAGAGAATACATGTCTGACGAATTGCAAAAACACAGGGCCAAGAAAAGTCTGGGACAGAATTTTCTTAAAGATCAAAACATCTGTCGAAAGATCGTGGACGCCATTGATCCGACAGAAAATGACTATATTATAGAAATTGGACCAGGGCGTGGTGCCTTGACGGAATTTCTCGTGGAAACGGGTGCACGCAAGCTTGTCGCCCTGGAAATGGATGATGAACTGGCACGGCGTCTTGATGAAAGATGGCCGCATCTGGAAGTCATTCGAATGGATGCGCTTAAATTCCCCTGGGAATCCCTGAACGAAGGTCCATGCAAGATCATTGGCAACCTGCCATACAATGTCGGCTCGAAACTCATTTGGGACATTGTCAGCAGAGTGAAAACGCTGGAAAGGGCGGTTTTCATGGTGCAACATGAAGTTGCAACACGGTTGACGGCAGAACCGGGGTGCAAGGCTTTTGGCGGCCTGACCGCGTGGGTGAATAATTTCTGTACGACAACATATCTGTTCAAGGTGCCGCCCACTGTCTTCCGTCCACAGCCCAAAGTCGACTCGGCTGTCGTGCGCTTCACCCCGTTGCCAGTCGAAAAATGGCCTGCCGCCCCGGACAAGCTTTCCGAACTGATCAAGATTCTCTTTCAGCAGCGTCGCAAGCAAATTTCAACCATTTTGAAGAAACGATGGAATCAATCCATCGAAGAATGGTTTGAATCGGAAGGCATCAGCCCAAAGATTCGCCCGGAAAATTTGACACCAAAACAATTTTCCAGCCTCTCAGAACGACTTTAGTTCATTTTTTCACAACAAATGGGCCTTTCCCTATTGACTTGAGAGGGAAAATGCTGTTTCTGATTTAAATTGTTGCGTTTAAAATACCTAGAAACCTTGATAGGACATAGGGTTTTTCGCAGTTTTTAACCGCCTGGACTGGACACAAACAAAAAGTTCATTTAAAGGCGGAGGGGTGAGTTGTTGAAGGAAAAAAGTGCAAGTGCAATTTGAGCACTAGCAGCACTTTTACCCAGATACGTAAAGGAATTATTTCATTGAGGAGGAAGGACAGATGACAAAGGCTGAATTGGTTGTCAAAATCGCAGAGAAAGCCAACCTGACTAAAGCAAATGCAGAACGCGCTCTGAATGCTTTTCTGGAGACTGTCGAAGGTACTCTGGTCAAGGACGGCAAGCTGACCCTGACTGGTTTCGGCACCTTCGTTGTTGAAGAACGTAAGGCTCGTGTTGGTCGTAATCCCCGCACTGGCGACGAAATCAAGATACCGGCCACCAAGGTCGTCAAATTCCGTCCCGGCAAGGTCCTCAAGGACGCCGTTAAATAATTTGGAGACAATTCTATGATGATTCATGGTGAAACCGTTCATAGCCCGCTCTTTCAGGATCTGCCCTGGTGGATGCCCGACCATTTCGTGTTTTTCGGCGTCCTGTATGCCGTTCTCGGCGTCATCGGCATTGCTTTGGCTGTCACTGTCCTTCAGTCTTTGCGTGATGCAAAAAAAGCTGAACACTAAAAAATTGATTTTTATTTAAATAGAGACAAAGGCCTGTCGAGAAAAAAACGACAGGCCTTTGTCTCTGTTGTGTGCACAGATTTTTTATATTTATCTGTTGCAATCCAATTTTG
The genomic region above belongs to uncultured Pseudodesulfovibrio sp. and contains:
- a CDS encoding PxxKW family cysteine-rich protein → MAKKNVTVSLEGAVKTDAGLTYKGVIMEPVVDQCEGCDRVVTFEDNTYCPTYAQPSIKWSKGVCNFATHARAEVDKTGKVKVNPLKASKRAARGR
- a CDS encoding amidohydrolase; translation: MNQKQTAPSALTECDQLVRADVVVTQDVDRRVIAGAGVAVTDGLIVEVGGYETLDAKYQPVQRLDLAGKMLIPGLVNGHTHLPMTLFRGYADDLPLMQWLEDHIWPVEFQLTDAMLAIGAEIGCCELIRTGCTAFLNGYFHEYVTGDTAHAAGLRAVLGEGFFHFPSPHFPTADDCWDTIRALKARYEGNERIRTAVTPHAAFTVNPDELQASFELATELDIPWQVHLAESSVETSVCLGKFGKRPVELLRSLDLLTPRTTLHHCVDVTDDEIAVLAENGVNVVHNPASNLKLCSGISPIQKMLDAGVVVGLGTDGASSNNQLNMFRDMALAALVGKVRHDDASAVNAQTALDMATVNSARCLGWPELGRIEAGCPADMVALDLGFPNLMPMFSPVSHAVYAATGMEVCMTMVAGEILYLYGDFRTIDVQALKDKAFHAIQWVQSKAKK
- the mtnP gene encoding S-methyl-5'-thioadenosine phosphorylase, with amino-acid sequence MTKIGIIGGSGLDNPDLMQDAHDLKVETSFGVPSSPLKVGTIAGKEVVLLARHGREHTIPPTFVNYRANIQALKDAGCTLILATTACGSLRAEIDRGHLVILDQFIDFTRRRPVSFYEEFEPHGAVHTGMADPFDGHLRGLFNQACDSLELTHHKNGTVITIEGSRFSTRAESNMFRMWGADVINMSVAPECILANEAGIPYAAVAMSTDYDCWKTDEAPVTWEEILEVFQGNVEKVTSLLVEVIKRID
- a CDS encoding adenine phosphoribosyltransferase, with the protein product MNLRHYVRDIPDYPKKGITFYDITPILSDPKAFKFVMDQLYEKYKNCGADKIVAADARGFIFGAPLALRMGIPFIPVRKPGKLPYKNRCVTYDLEYGSDTLCMHVDAINRGDKVLMIDDLLATGGTAEGMVQLIKEAGGDIVGCGFVIQLGFLDGDKVMKAAGVAHDFLIEV
- the rsmA gene encoding 16S rRNA (adenine(1518)-N(6)/adenine(1519)-N(6))-dimethyltransferase RsmA; the encoded protein is MSDELQKHRAKKSLGQNFLKDQNICRKIVDAIDPTENDYIIEIGPGRGALTEFLVETGARKLVALEMDDELARRLDERWPHLEVIRMDALKFPWESLNEGPCKIIGNLPYNVGSKLIWDIVSRVKTLERAVFMVQHEVATRLTAEPGCKAFGGLTAWVNNFCTTTYLFKVPPTVFRPQPKVDSAVVRFTPLPVEKWPAAPDKLSELIKILFQQRRKQISTILKKRWNQSIEEWFESEGISPKIRPENLTPKQFSSLSERL
- a CDS encoding HU family DNA-binding protein; translated protein: MTKAELVVKIAEKANLTKANAERALNAFLETVEGTLVKDGKLTLTGFGTFVVEERKARVGRNPRTGDEIKIPATKVVKFRPGKVLKDAVK